Proteins co-encoded in one Haladaptatus sp. ZSTT2 genomic window:
- a CDS encoding helix-turn-helix transcriptional regulator: protein MSTAEAEAELSEDEQAGLELIRETGGVYQSDFWKKLDVSSRKGSRIVESLLAKDFIRREEAVYNGHTTYFVTPAPKDLDFSLLMAGDLLSPFIGEEDIDARSDALSHWIMNLAYNG from the coding sequence ATGAGTACGGCAGAAGCGGAGGCTGAACTCTCCGAGGACGAGCAGGCAGGACTCGAACTCATCCGCGAGACGGGTGGCGTTTACCAGAGTGACTTCTGGAAAAAATTGGATGTGAGCTCCCGGAAGGGAAGTCGCATCGTGGAGTCACTGCTGGCCAAAGACTTCATCCGCCGGGAGGAAGCCGTCTACAACGGTCACACGACGTACTTCGTCACCCCCGCACCGAAAGACCTCGATTTCTCGCTGCTGATGGCGGGCGACCTGCTCTCGCCGTTCATCGGTGAAGAAGACATCGACGCGCGCAGTGACGCCCTGAGTCACTGGATTATGAACCTCGCCTACAACGGGTAG
- a CDS encoding NRDE family protein — protein sequence MCTLTFAWQVFDDTPLVVAANRDERVDRPSTPPQVRDGDPTIVAPGDSEAGGTWIGYNEHGVFVAITNRWIEAELNAPRSRGLLVRDALSYETAEDATRYVEREVDEREYDGFNLVLADANAALLVEWDGRKRIRNLDPGVHVVVNVGIDGEFFEPPRFPEAGEQQSQNAIALRDALEPTPAETAEAWLHRARDAISDHDFGVCIHEDGYGTRSSSLITIGAGGDGTYDFAPGSPCTTEYEPVEGQI from the coding sequence GTGTGTACGCTCACCTTCGCGTGGCAGGTGTTCGACGACACGCCGCTCGTCGTCGCTGCCAACCGTGACGAACGTGTAGACCGACCCTCGACGCCGCCGCAGGTCAGAGACGGTGACCCCACAATCGTCGCCCCCGGCGACAGCGAAGCCGGTGGGACGTGGATTGGCTACAACGAACACGGCGTGTTCGTCGCCATCACCAATCGCTGGATAGAAGCCGAACTCAACGCGCCGCGGTCGCGCGGCTTGCTCGTCCGCGATGCGCTTTCCTACGAAACCGCAGAGGACGCGACCCGATACGTCGAACGCGAGGTGGACGAACGCGAGTACGACGGTTTCAACCTCGTGCTCGCGGATGCGAACGCCGCGTTGCTCGTTGAATGGGACGGGCGCAAACGGATTCGAAATCTCGACCCCGGCGTCCACGTCGTGGTGAACGTCGGCATAGACGGTGAGTTCTTCGAGCCGCCGCGCTTCCCCGAAGCGGGCGAACAGCAATCACAGAACGCGATTGCCCTCCGCGATGCACTCGAACCGACGCCTGCAGAGACTGCAGAGGCGTGGCTCCACCGGGCGCGTGACGCGATTTCCGACCACGATTTCGGGGTGTGCATTCACGAAGACGGCTACGGAACGCGCTCGTCGTCGCTCATCACGATTGGCGCAGGCGGGGATGGGACCTACGACTTTGCACCCGGGTCGCCGTGTACGACCGAATACGAACCCGTCGAAGGTCAGATTTAA